In the Archangium lipolyticum genome, TCGGCGATACAGGAGGACATCAGATCGCGCGCGTCCTCGCGGTCCAGCACGGTGAAGTCGCGCGAGAAGCCGAGCGCCCCGGCATGCTGGCGCAGCAGCACATGGGCCGCGTGGTGGAAGGTGCCGCCGAGCAGCTTCCCCACGTCCGCGAAGGCCCCTGTCAGCTCCTCGACCCGCCGAGTCATCTCCCGCGCGGCCTTGTTGGTGAAGGTGAGCAGCAGCACGCCCTCGGGGGGAGTCCCGCGCTCCAGGAGCCGAGCCACCCGGAACGTCAGCGTGCGTGTCTTGCCCGTGCCCGCGCCCGCGATGACCAGCACCGGCCCCTCCCCCGCTTCCACCGCTCGCAACTGCTCCTCGTTGAGCAGCTGCTCGTAGTCGATGCGCGGCGAGTGGGTCGCCGTCGCGGCCTTCAGCGTGTACGTACGGGTGGCCATGGGCGACTCACTCTACTGGTCGGTCTGACCTGTCGGATCCGGTGGGTTCGCCGGACGGGGAAGATCCGCTCAGGGGCTCCCGAGGGCCGACAGTTGGGTGGAGGCCTCGGCGCGGATCTCCGGGGAAGGATCCCGCTCCCGCGCCGCCCCGAGCAGCAGGGGCGCGAGCCGAGGCAGCTTCGTGCCCACCGAGCGCAGCGCGTCACGGCGCTGGGACACGGCGCTCTCCAGGCGCTCGCGGACCGCGTCGTCTCCGCACGTGCGAGCCCCGGGCGTCTTCTCGCGCAGCAGCAGCTCCGCGTCCGCCAGCCGCGCCTCCGCCAGCTTCAGCGCCTCGGCCGCCGTCAGCGCGAAGCTGTCGAGATCCTCGGGGAATTCGGTGTTCGCCTTCCGGGCCCGGGTGATGGTCTCCGACGCGAAGCGGGCGTTCTCCACCGCCGCGCACAGCTGCCGCGCCGCCGCCAGCGGGATGCCTCCCTCGGGGGAGATGGACTCCTCGCGCGCCACCCGCAGCGACCACAGCGAGAGCTGCCGGGCCGCCACCGCCGCCGAGAAGGACTGGCGCCGCTCCTCGCGCACCTGCACCCAGCGCCGCAGCACCACCGGATCCGGATCCTCCGGCACGAAGGCCCGCTGGTACTCGGCGGTCGCCTCTCCCATCCGCCCTGACAGGTCCAACAGCGCCGCCATCGTCAGGTACAGCTCCGGGCTGCCCGCCTTCTCGCGCAGCGACTCCAACCGCACCGCCACCTCGTAATCCGCTACCGGCTTCGGCAGGGTGCGCAACACCGTCTGGAGGCTCGCCAGGGCCCGCTGCCGCACGAGCGGGTTGCGTCCCGAGCGGAACGCCTCCACCAGCGGCTCCAGAGCCTTCACCGACACGTGTTGGCCCAGCTCCTCCGCCGCCTGCCACCGGTCCATCGGATCCGGCGCCAGGAGCGCACGCCGCAGGTCGTCGATGCTCCGCAGGTAGTGCCCCACCTGCGCGAACTGGACCAGCGGCTCGGGATTCTTGAGTGCCACGCGCTCGGCGCGGGCCCGCGCCAGGCGAGCAGGGAAGTCCTTGAGCTTCGCCCCCAGCGGGTGAGCC is a window encoding:
- a CDS encoding HEAT repeat domain-containing protein: MRKLRALSLLLLLTGCGAPRAFQRARDADTLEAYRAFLREYPVGDEAEAVEVRITELEFEEASKLHTVVAYKRFLEAHPDEPQSRAARALLEGLRFNAAKEAGTAAALRQFLRDHPDGAQREEAQRLLKEAELKELSSTTDTQQLRAYLQEAPDDPRRLQVESRLDDETFARAETAGASQLFAYLRDFPAGRYREQAKVRLLELEMEGLLVSGLLEEAEARVAAHPLGAKLKDFPARLARARAERVALKNPEPLVQFAQVGHYLRSIDDLRRALLAPDPMDRWQAAEELGQHVSVKALEPLVEAFRSGRNPLVRQRALASLQTVLRTLPKPVADYEVAVRLESLREKAGSPELYLTMAALLDLSGRMGEATAEYQRAFVPEDPDPVVLRRWVQVREERRQSFSAAVAARQLSLWSLRVAREESISPEGGIPLAAARQLCAAVENARFASETITRARKANTEFPEDLDSFALTAAEALKLAEARLADAELLLREKTPGARTCGDDAVRERLESAVSQRRDALRSVGTKLPRLAPLLLGAARERDPSPEIRAEASTQLSALGSP